A genomic window from Caballeronia sp. SBC1 includes:
- a CDS encoding RsmB/NOP family class I SAM-dependent RNA methyltransferase codes for MRLHGFLIGQTETLLADVLRFSGPADAATSRFFRAHPKLGHNERGVIAEAVFAVLRRKMEFSHLAESGSGNLARRLALLGLMQTAGLSAVKPFISADEYQWLNQVSKIDPASLPVRVRTNLPQWIYDAMTKRFDTDELALLAAALNYPAPLDLRANPIKATRELVIKTLTEAGIDAGEMPFAPFGVRVDGKPALTRLQPFQDGWIEVQDEGSQLLCSLVAPRRGEMIVDFCAGAGGKTLALGAMMRSTGRLYAFDVSDRRLAKLKPRLARSGLSNVNPVLIDSEHDAKIKRLAGKIDRVLVDAPCSGLGTLRRNPDLKWRQSPESVSELTPKQLSILTSAARLVKVGGRLVYATCSMLEAENEGVVNQFLATHPGFKLVPAREVLAEQRIDLDTGDYLQLWPHKHGTDGFFAAVLERLPVAAKEAVAEEAAEEAPEE; via the coding sequence ATGAGGCTTCATGGATTTTTGATAGGACAAACAGAGACGTTGCTGGCGGACGTTTTACGCTTCAGCGGCCCAGCCGACGCGGCCACCAGCCGCTTTTTCCGAGCGCATCCGAAGCTCGGCCACAACGAGCGCGGTGTTATCGCCGAAGCGGTGTTCGCCGTCCTGCGCCGCAAGATGGAGTTTTCGCATCTTGCCGAAAGCGGCAGCGGCAACCTCGCGCGGCGTCTCGCCTTGCTGGGCCTGATGCAGACGGCGGGGCTATCGGCGGTGAAGCCCTTCATTTCCGCCGATGAATACCAGTGGCTCAACCAGGTGTCAAAGATCGATCCGGCCAGCTTGCCGGTGCGCGTGCGGACCAATTTGCCGCAGTGGATCTACGACGCCATGACGAAGCGTTTCGATACCGACGAGCTGGCCCTGCTCGCCGCGGCGCTGAATTACCCGGCGCCGCTAGATCTGCGTGCGAACCCGATCAAGGCCACGCGCGAACTGGTCATCAAGACGCTGACCGAAGCGGGTATTGATGCAGGCGAAATGCCGTTTGCACCGTTTGGCGTGCGCGTGGACGGCAAGCCGGCATTGACGCGCCTGCAACCGTTCCAGGACGGCTGGATCGAGGTGCAGGACGAAGGCAGCCAGCTTTTGTGCTCGCTGGTCGCGCCCCGGCGCGGCGAGATGATCGTCGATTTTTGCGCAGGCGCAGGCGGCAAGACGCTGGCGCTCGGCGCAATGATGCGCTCCACAGGCCGTTTGTACGCCTTCGACGTATCCGACCGCCGGCTCGCCAAACTTAAGCCACGCCTTGCTCGCAGCGGTTTGTCGAATGTTAATCCGGTGCTGATCGACAGCGAACACGACGCCAAGATCAAGCGCCTCGCGGGTAAGATCGACCGCGTTCTCGTTGACGCTCCGTGTTCCGGCCTCGGGACGTTGCGCCGTAATCCGGACCTGAAATGGCGCCAGTCGCCGGAATCGGTATCGGAATTGACGCCGAAGCAGTTGTCCATCCTGACCAGCGCAGCGCGGCTGGTGAAAGTGGGCGGCCGTCTCGTCTACGCAACATGCAGCATGCTGGAAGCGGAAAACGAGGGCGTGGTCAACCAGTTCCTCGCCACGCATCCGGGGTTCAAGCTGGTTCCGGCGCGCGAGGTGCTGGCTGAACAACGCATTGACCTCGACACGGGCGACTACCTGCAACTTTGGCCGCACAAGCATGGCACGGACGGTTTCTTCGCCGCCGTACTCGAACGGTTGCCCGTCGCTGCAAAAGAAGCCGTAGCTGAGGAAGCCGCTGAGGAAGCGCCAGAGGAATAA
- a CDS encoding acyl-CoA desaturase produces the protein MLNSSLEFLANGLLNLSWWQILVFTLVMTHITIIGVTVYLHRCQAHRALELHPVVSHFFRFWLWATTGMLTGQWAAIHRKHHAKCETEEDPHSPQTRGIWKVLLEGAELYRSEAKNEETMRKFGHGTPNDWMERNVYTRYPILGISIMMVIDVALFGLLGLTVWAVQMIWIPFWAAGVVNGLAHWWGYRNFNSADASTNIFPLGILIGGEELHNNHHTYATSAKLSNKWYEFDIGWMYIRIMSAFKLAKVKKIAPTPRLSASKPVLDHDTLQAVLSNRYEVMARYGKALKRAYRQELSKLKEGGSADKYQLMRGARKWAHKEEAGLDEPQRQQLPALFSDNHKLRTYIELRQDLSAMWDRSNASREQLLAQLQDWCHRAEQSGIKALQDFASRLRRYA, from the coding sequence TTGCTGAATTCATCGCTTGAATTTCTCGCCAACGGATTGCTCAACCTTTCGTGGTGGCAGATCTTGGTGTTCACTCTCGTGATGACGCACATCACGATCATCGGCGTGACCGTCTATTTGCATCGCTGCCAGGCGCACCGTGCGCTGGAGCTGCATCCGGTTGTCAGCCACTTTTTCCGCTTCTGGCTCTGGGCCACGACCGGCATGCTGACCGGCCAATGGGCCGCGATTCACCGCAAGCACCACGCTAAATGCGAGACCGAAGAAGATCCGCATAGCCCGCAAACGCGCGGCATCTGGAAAGTCTTGCTCGAAGGCGCTGAACTTTATCGTTCGGAAGCCAAGAATGAAGAAACCATGCGCAAGTTCGGTCACGGCACGCCGAATGACTGGATGGAACGCAACGTCTACACGCGCTACCCCATTCTCGGCATCAGCATCATGATGGTCATCGACGTTGCGCTGTTCGGCCTGCTCGGGCTGACGGTCTGGGCCGTGCAAATGATCTGGATTCCGTTCTGGGCAGCCGGCGTGGTCAACGGACTCGCGCACTGGTGGGGTTACCGGAACTTCAATTCCGCTGACGCCAGCACGAACATTTTCCCGCTCGGCATCCTGATCGGCGGCGAAGAACTGCATAACAATCATCACACGTATGCCACGTCGGCGAAGCTGTCCAACAAGTGGTATGAATTCGATATCGGCTGGATGTACATCCGCATCATGTCGGCGTTCAAGCTGGCCAAGGTCAAGAAGATCGCGCCCACGCCGCGTCTGTCGGCGTCCAAGCCGGTGCTCGATCACGACACGTTGCAAGCCGTGCTGTCGAACCGCTATGAAGTGATGGCGCGTTACGGCAAGGCGCTCAAGCGCGCTTACCGGCAGGAATTGTCGAAGCTCAAGGAAGGCGGGTCCGCGGACAAGTACCAACTGATGCGCGGCGCCCGTAAATGGGCGCACAAGGAAGAGGCGGGTCTGGATGAGCCGCAACGCCAGCAACTCCCGGCGCTTTTCTCCGACAACCACAAGCTGCGCACGTATATTGAATTGCGTCAGGATTTGTCGGCCATGTGGGACCGTTCCAATGCGTCGCGTGAGCAACTGCTCGCGCAACTGCAGGACTGGTGTCATCGGGCAGAACAAAGCGGAATCAAGGCGCTGCAGGACTTTGCGTCACGCCTGCGACGCTACGCCTGA